GGGGCCACCAGGAGAGCATCATGTCCTGCCACTGCAGGTGCCGTTCCCCACGCTGAGGTCAGCGATGTTGTGGAGGGCAGCTCCACTACGCTCTGTGCACCTGGATGGGGATAGTTCTctggctccctgcccagcaTGGCTCCCACAGGCCCTCAGCAAGCAACGCAACCTCTGGCAGGGCTCGACCCCTGCCCCCAGTCCAAGCCTGGACAGCAGGGAGCCAACAGTGCCTTAAGCTGCACACCACATGGGTACAAAGAGCGGAGAGGTGACTTCAGGGAGCGGCACATTCCCATACAGCTGTTGTACAGCACCCCATTACCTTCCCCGTGTAGGGTACATCTGGCGGGATCAACCACTTTATTGATGATGGCCCCAAAAACttcatagccaaaacactgcCCTGCCCTCTCCTGGGGAGAGAAACGGATCCCGTCGTCCACGCTGGGGCGGGTGTTGTAAGCAACGCTGTTCAGCTTTGCCAGCCGACTCGCCACCACCCCTTTGGTGATGAGGATCTCCAGGTCTGAGCCACTCGTCAGCAAGTGCTCCGTGTACTCCACACCTGTCCTCAtgtccagcagcagctgctgcatctgAGCTTTCTGCAAGTGCAGCAGATTTTCCTTCTGCACCTTCAAGTCCTCCAGCTGCTTCAGTAGCCGGTCCCGGTGTTCTTCAATCGCTTTCACATACCCACTGGCAAACTGACGGATCTCTGCGGCCACAGCCTCTGCGCGATCTCGGACGGCACTGACCATGTCATCAATGTGACTGAGCACACCCTCTAGGGTGCCCATGTGCTGCTGGGTGCttctcagcagctcctgcagggccTCCCCATGCCTGTGGATGGCATTGCCAGTGAAGTCACAGGTGTGCTGCCGGTGTCTGTCTGCTACGCAATCCCGGCACACAGGCTGGTCACACTGCTCGCAGAACAGCCTTAGCTCCTCTGTGGGATGGGAAGGGCAGAAGAGAGGTTTCCTGGCCTGGTTGCAGTCCTTGCTGCTCACCAGCTCTGTCACAGCATGAGAGGCTGTCTTCTTCTGTCTCCTAGAAGGGAGGAACCACACGTCACTTTATGCATGTTGGatttgaaatgcaaacatcTGAGACCCTTTGCAAATGCCAGTCTGTACAGTCTGCAAGTCACAGTGTGTGCCGCTCCCTCCTGTCTCCCATGAAATCTGCTCTGCATGAAGGGACTTGTGGTCTCCTGAGGACAGGACTCCGCACAAAAGAGAACAGCATCTGCAAGCAGCTCATTAGAGGCTGCTCTCAGGCTCCCTGCATGGGGTCAGCACtattttcacacacacaagaaTCATGTGCCCCACCATGGCCACACGCGGACAGGGAATGGGTTGGCAGGTTGCTACTGCCAGCAGCCCCTTGATGGAGCCCGACAGAAGTGGGATGATCGCAATCACCCCCAGAGCCCACTGtaacaggcagcaggagggcgGTGAGCCCTGCAAAGCGAGAGCTGGCAGGAGGTGTCTCGAAACAGAATTGCTCACAGACAGTCACttctggagaggaaaaggaggtcCCAGGCTCCTCAGCCATCAGCCCAGGGATTTTCACCAGCTTTAAATTTGCTGAGGCAAAGAGCTCTAAAAACCTTTACGGGAAAATCTACTTCAGGCCGCTGCCAGAAGACAGTCTGTGATAAAACACTGAATATTCCAAAAGTCAAACTCCACTTCCGGCTGCCAGGTAAGGTCCTGCTCAGAGGAGACCGAGGATGGGGCACAAAGAACATGTTACGACCCTGACATCCACCAAGTCACAGGGCAGCACCAGAATATTTCCTTGGACATAAGGAGCTAGTTACTGAGCAGGATGTAGAAGCCTTCTTCCTTGTCTCCTGTACTAATGACTTCTGGCAGTTGCGATGAGAGGTCCAAACTGTAAGCAAAGAAGTACTCCGAGGACCAAGCTCCACAGAGTTGCTCTGGCAACACAAAACAACCTCACCACAGGGCAGGATGTGGCCCTTACGCTGCTCCTTTTGCTTCCCGCTAATCTCCCTTGGGTCCAGCACGTTTTCAAAGCACTCTAGCATTATTCGCTTAACACTCTTCAAATTCACACTTCCCTGACTTCAACTTAAGATCTCTCTCACTTATTCCAAGGAGCATAACAGTGGTACTCAGATCCTTAGAAATCTTCCTTACGCACCAGgaaatcattttaaaatggttttccttggcccttgctctgctctgccgtCAACTAATTCAGGTGCAAGTCTGCAGATGCTAGTGGGGTAAAAAAATGGTACCAGTAAAAAACATAGGAAGCGGCTCATGGGGATAAATCTTCTACTGCTTTATACCTTCTGTAGTTATTTCTGTCAGTGCAGCAGGCTGCTACTCAAAAGTCTCAGTTTATCACTCTTCAGCAGCTTGCATGTGGTACGAGGCATTAGCTAATCAGAATGGTATGCTGAAAACTACAGCCCTGAGTAGAAAGGTAACGAAGGGTCTAAGCCATTTTACCAGAGGCACAAGCATCTGCAGGGGGGGGAGGGCAGTGAGGAATATGCCTCAATTCTTTCTGGGGAAAGAATGTGCTAATCAAGTGGAAAGGAGCAGCAAACACGGAGGGAACAGGCGAGGCTGATTAACCCAGGCTAAGAGGCTTCCCCGGCCAGTGCTACTGGGTGTTTTTCTGACCCTGCCTGTCACCTCCCTGCCTCACAAGGCCATCCAGGCTTCCTGTCACTTTTCTTCCATAGCACTGCCTGTCCTTTGTCCTGCTCACAGGCCACAGCAGCCACCTCCTCTTCAACTGCTACCTCCATTGCAGTCACCTCTTCTTCCTGCCTTACTGGCAGGACCCTCTCTGAGGGACACAGCTCCCTTCTGCTGTCActtcttcagttttcctgtATTCCACTGGAACTCAACCCTGCAACGCCAGGCACACTGCAGAGCAATTACTGCCGTGGGCTCCTCCTGTCCTCACAGAAACGCTGAAAACACACACAGGGTACACCGACACAACACTTGACAGGCAAGCACACGGGTCGACCATCAGGAGGTGGCAATGACAGCAGGCAGGCTAGCATCAGGGCTTCCCCTTACGTCCTTTCACTTCACCCCTGGGTGCCTTTGTGCGGGAAAGGTTTCTGGAGGTGGGGAGAGGCAGACCACCTTCCCTGTTTTCCCTTGGGAGATGCGCGTTCCCCAGAGCAGATGGCACAACGCGCCAGGGCCCTGTCCCACCCGCTCTGCCCACACTCACGCCTCCTGGGGTGAGCCACTCTCCCCTCAGCGAGGCCAAACCGCGATGCAAACCAGCGAGCAGCTACGCCTGTGGCCTGACGGTGGATTTACCGGCTCCACCGCCACGGCCACGGGCTGGCCTGGTGGTGGATTTAACGGCTTCACCTCGACAGGCTGCCCAGCCTACTGCTCGCCGGTCCCCACCAGAGTACCGAGCATCCTCATGGAGGGTAAAATCCTGTCAGGGAACGGACAAACTGGAAGACACCTGGGTTTAGCGCTTGGCCGTGGGTCCCCGCCTGCTGCCCCCCCGCCGAGGCGGCCCCGCGGGCCGGGCTCGCCGCCCCCTCACCTGTGGGCCTGGCAGCAGAAGAGGCAGAGCGCGGCCCCGCAGGTCAGGCACCGCCTCACCGCCGCCCCGTCCGCGCAGAGGTCGcagcccgccgccccgccgcgcctcaGCGCCAGGTAGTCGGGGACGAGCTGCCCGACCCCGCCGGGCGGCAGCGCCACCTCGGCGTCGCAGAGCGGGCACAGGACGGGGCGGCCCGGCTGGCCCAGCGGCCCGAGCCGCCTCAGGCAGGGCGCGCACAGCgagtgcaggcagggcagcagccgcGGCTCGGCGCAGGGCTCGGCGCAGAGCGGGCAGAgcgggcagcgcggcccggccgccatgccgccccgccgggcaggGCCGCGCCtcagcagccccccgcccctcgcaccgcccccggcccgcccggcgcAGCGCGGCGGCCGCTGGCGGGGCTTCGCGCTCGGCCGGCGCCGCCCTCCGCCGCGGTGAGGGGGCGGTgggccggggggcgccgggggcaGCCGCTGCCGCCTCGCCCGGGCCGCTCCTGCGGGCCCCCCCCGACGGCTCCCGGGATTCCCGCGGCGGTTCCCTGGGaagcggccccggccccggcccgccgcggggggcTGTGCCGTGTCCGGGCGGCCCCAGCTCAAACCgcgggctgccccggggggccCCTCGCCGGCCCCGGCTGCCTCCGGGCCGGCCCGGTCACCCCTCGCGGGCGCCGGCGAGCTCGAGTGGCAGCGGCGGGGCTCCCGCAGACAGAGCCCAGCGCAGCGGCTGCCCGCGGGGCTGGCCGGGGAGCTCGGTCTGTCGAGCGATTGATGGCTGCGCTTACACGTGTTGTAGAAGGCAGCCTTCGAAATCAGTGTCGTTGCAGTGCTGCATGAAACTCCATGGACTTGAGAGTATCTGCACAATTGCTTTTATCCGTCTGATTTGTAAGTTCCTCAAAGAACGAAGTAAGATACTTGAACGCTCTTTTCTACAAACCCACATTGACTAGCAGTGATGTGCTCCTATAGCGTGCTGCATTCAGCCCGTAAGGCTGAACTTCGTACCAGCCACTCCATCAGCTTGCCTAGGACCGTGGCCATCTTCTGCCCCATCCCACAGGCCCTTTTGAGTACCAACATGATACGGACACCATCTAAGACTTCTGGATTTGAAGCTCCCTGAGttgtattaaaaaacaacacacaaggGAGGTCTCCAgtcaggtgtttttttcaggactGCTGACTGCAAAATAAACCTCCTGATCTGCAAATACTTGATCTGTGATGGATGTTAACACCCCTCTGATGTATAACGGATGGACACAGACATAGTCTTCCTCATGTGATACTAACATTTCTCTTGTCTTTCATGATGTAATATGAGATCAAGGTTTTGGGTCACGATCAAGTGTTCACAGCCTTACAGCTgatcaaaaaagaaagatgttctAACAGACTCCTGCGGATTAACAATAGGCAAGTGAAGTGGTTGCTGCAGAGGTTAGAAAGGATAGAAGTTGCAGTAATTGTGAGACAAGATGACTTGATAACAATACGAGATATGGTGGCAGAGAGGAAAGACTGGTTCTTTTAATCATGCTGGTGGAAGGAGTAGCAAACAATAGTAAGCGTAGGTGGGGGAAGAAAACGGGAGAAGAATCGTAATGTTGCCATTGCACAGAAAAGGCGAACTACCTAGAGAACAGCAGCATCTTCCCTGGGTGCAGAGAGATGGTGAAATAAACCgtggctggcagctgcagagaaaaatctgaggTTCCACCCAGCTGATCATCTGCCCTGAGGCTGATCAAGTTGGGAGCACCGGACAGATCACTACTGACTAACGTAACCCTGAGTCATCAGCATGCAGCAGTAGCAACCTCCCGATGACTAGAAGAAGTCACAGTGGGGCTGCAGAGAATGGTCATGAGAGCCTCGTGAgactcagaaagaaaagagaaacagaaatgtaaaagagaaacaaacaaacaaaaaaataccaaccaTCCAAAAACTAACTAGCGGCCTGCAAAACAGAGCTGTATTAGTACAAACTTGTGCTTCAGTTTTGGTTACTTTCCCCATAATATTGCTTTCTTGGCTATTGCTCGTCAGTGGAGGAAGCCCCGATGCCAAGTCCTAAATTGTGGAAGGCAACTCAATGGAGATGTATACTGGCGCCCTGTGAATATCTTCAAGAAGCATACTGGGCTGCAAAGCACCGCAACGATTGCACTGGGAGGCCCTCTCCTGTCTTGGATTACTCAGTTTGCTTTGTAACTGGACAAAATgtaaggatgaaaaaaaaaatgcactaacTTACAAACACTGATGGGCAATAAAGGAGCATAATTAAAACGAAACAATGACAATGTGTCTAAAATTACACCAAGgaataatgttttcctttggcCACATTTCACCAGAGTTGCTGCATGGCAAATTATCCTCATCTGACCCAAGACTCATTTGAAATGATGTCCTCTTCAAACTTGTTTTCCTGCTCCTATTGTTAAAGTTTTCTACCAGAGCCTATCAAGAGTGCTTgctctttcctgttctttccctgccagctccttcctcctttttagCTGCAGTTTATCTCCTCTCACTTCCTACCATTAAGCACTGGATCACCAAACAAGAAACATGGAAGATTTGATgatttccttcccccttcccttcagGGATTCTtgattaatatttatattatatttgcTAATTAACCCATTCTGGAGACAGCCTTATGCTGCTTTCCCgtttatatttttctaaagaaataggAGTTTAAATGTTTGTGTCATGTACcaaaaaatctttaaagcaTAATTTCCTTCCTAGACTCTTTGTGAATAGTGTGCATATAAAGCATTCATCACGCTTGGGATGGGGTGCCTCATGCTAACCTGTTCCCACCTACTCTGTTAATTTTAGGAAGCTGTTTCTGGATATCCTGCCGTAAGAAGCGAACTGAAAAGGTGGTGAAGCCAAAGTCATTAGTGAACAGGACAGTGAGGAGCAGACCTGCAATCCCTGGGCTTGCAGAAAAGTCCaagataataaaaaagaagctCTGAAAAATACTCAGAAATTATTAGAGATCTTGttgacagaaaatggagaaCCTGTCAAAGTGCCATGGCCTGCATTAACAGCAGCCAGAGGGAGGTGGAAAACGGCTTATTTGGGGAGTTTACAAAAAGAAGTGGAATGGGCAGCTGGCTGCTTCCCAGTTGCCCAGCAAGTCCAGTTTTACTGTGGATTTGCCAGCCCTGGGAGCTACTGTGTTTCAGAGACTTCTCTGAATACGGCAGAGCCACCACTATGGTCTGGTAGTACGTGACACATCATTGCTTCTTCCCATGCAAACTGTTTGGTGCAGGCTATTGCCCAGCCACCCAGCTAACGTTAGCTCTTCCCGTTTATATCAACCTCACCTGGAAAATCTATTTGGTGCAGGCTATTGCCCAGCCACCCAGCTAACGTTAGCTCTTCCCGTTTATATCAACCTCACCTGGAAAATCTAACAAAGGATTTACAAACATCTCCCAACCTAAGCAGGATCTCTTCCTCATGCAGctaaacatgcattttaaattatgtagCATTTGACTGGTGGGAGGAGCATTTCCGTACCGTTCTTTTGGCTTCTGGTCCAAGAGTCTATGACTATCAGTCTATTTACTGAGGCACAGAAGCTGGTGTTGTCCCCAGCCCTCACCTTCTGCATCCAGCCCGATGCCCCAGGGCTCTCAGAGCGTGAGCACTTACCCCACTTGAGGCATTTCAGGAGCTAGGGGCCATCGAAGGATgctgtgcccagcccagctgccttctGTAGCTGCATGGTGTGGTTGTGAGGGAAGGTGGGACAGTTGCAGGCTCAGATATGCCCATGGGCAAAGCCACCTCTCTCTCCATATGCCAGCGCTCATAGTGCGAAGCAAGTTTAGATCTGGTAACAGGCTCATCGTTGGGTATAAAGTATAACGTAGATGTCCTTAACGTGCTCTCTGTGAAAGAGACCCTCCCATGGCTCCAGGTTT
The Falco peregrinus isolate bFalPer1 chromosome 6, bFalPer1.pri, whole genome shotgun sequence genome window above contains:
- the TRIM45 gene encoding tripartite motif-containing protein 45 isoform X3, with translation MQSRFHGRQEGAAHTVTCRLRQKKTASHAVTELVSSKDCNQARKPLFCPSHPTEELRLFCEQCDQPVCRDCVADRHRQHTCDFTGNAIHRHGEALQELLRSTQQHMGTLEGVLSHIDDMVSAVRDRAEAVAAEIRQFASGYVKAIEEHRDRLLKQLEDLKVQKENLLHLQKAQMQQLLLDMRTGVEYTEHLLTSGSDLEILITKGVVASRLAKLNSVAYNTRPSVDDGIRFSPQERAGQCFGYEVFGAIINKVVDPARCTLHGEDVHSARQNQLTGFTLLCSDTMGERMGRGGEAVQVTITHRDKDSVVKPTVCDNGDGTYHVSYSPEEPGLYAVCVYVKGQHVQGSPFTLVVKTKFREHQGVFHCCTFCSSGGQKSARCACGGTMPGGYQGCGHGHKGHPGCPHWSCCGQVKESSECLGGPPGNTLQRSLLRTVAV
- the TRIM45 gene encoding tripartite motif-containing protein 45 isoform X1, producing the protein MAAGPRCPLCPLCAEPCAEPRLLPCLHSLCAPCLRRLGPLGQPGRPVLCPLCDAEVALPPGGVGQLVPDYLALRRGGAAGCDLCADGAAVRRCLTCGAALCLFCCQAHRRQKKTASHAVTELVSSKDCNQARKPLFCPSHPTEELRLFCEQCDQPVCRDCVADRHRQHTCDFTGNAIHRHGEALQELLRSTQQHMGTLEGVLSHIDDMVSAVRDRAEAVAAEIRQFASGYVKAIEEHRDRLLKQLEDLKVQKENLLHLQKAQMQQLLLDMRTGVEYTEHLLTSGSDLEILITKGVVASRLAKLNSVAYNTRPSVDDGIRFSPQERAGQCFGYEVFGAIINKVVDPARCTLHGEDVHSARQNQLTGFTLLCSDTMGERMGRGGEAVQVTITHRDKDSVVKPTVCDNGDGTYHVSYSPEEPGLYAVCVYVKGQHVQGSPFTLVVKTKFREHQGVFHCCTFCSSGGQKSARCACGGTMPGGYQGCGHGHKGHPGCPHWSCCGQVKESSECLGGPPGNTLQRSLLRTVAV
- the TRIM45 gene encoding tripartite motif-containing protein 45 isoform X2, which translates into the protein MAAGPRCPLCPLCAEPCAEPRLLPCLHSLCAPCLRRLGPLGQPGRPVLCPLCDAEVALPPGGVGQLVPDYLALRRGGAAGCDLCADGAAVRRCLTCGAALCLFCCQAHRRQKKTASHAVTELVSSKDCNQARKPLFCPSHPTEELRLFCEQCDQPVCRDCVADRHRQHTCDFTGNAIHRHGEALQELLRSTQQHMGTLEGVLSHIDDMVSAVRDRAEAVAAEIRQFASGYVKAIEEHRDRLLKQLEDLKVQKENLLHLQKAQMQQLLLDMRTGVEYTEHLLTSGSDLEILITKGVVASRLAKLNSVAYNTRPSVDDGIRFSPQERAGQCFGYEVFGAIINKVVDPARCTLHGEAPAEIAVGVTGIDDFMDICLLRTWSRASKQIMFRPAHRTQPALVGNGLRRADETDPGLVRSFQSQTAGAEVCARRGCSSSLLVAWCTLRPSGEMPAGLRGAGRKTTLVLTDL